From the Danaus plexippus chromosome 5, MEX_DaPlex, whole genome shotgun sequence genome, one window contains:
- the LOC116768998 gene encoding ankyrin repeat and KH domain-containing protein mask isoform X4, producing MQNVGQSENRNIDKVNVQLDVVKSSTPQSSASSPAKSETETYSGAPAKYMTDSSESEDDSVSEILLACLCLSRPDLLAEMEEEGGGTESSKFLLSHDDPERAVDPEMQARLETLLEVAGIGKLSGEGKHLADPEVLRRLTSSVSCALDEAAAALTRMRSDQPPAHHRHHHQDKPTQCGSTATGTTPTAAASVGADGAPSLAEACSDGDVGTVRKLLTEGRSVHETTEEGESLLSLACSAGYYELAQVLLAMHASVEDRGIKGDCTPLMEAASAGHVDIVRLLVAHGADVNAVSGSGNTPLMYACAGGHEDCVRALLDNGANVEDHNENGHTPLMEAASAGHVGVAKILLEHGAGINTHSNEFKESALTLACYKGHLDMVRFLLAAGADREHKTDEMHTALMEASMDGHVEVARLLLDSGAQVNMPTDSFESPLTLAACGGHVELAMLLLERGANIEEVNDEGYTPLMEAAREGHEEMVALLLGQGASINAQTDETQETALTLACCGGFLEVADFLIKAGADAELGASTPLMEASQEGHLELVRYLLQAGAEVHAQTQTGDTALTYACENGHTDVADVLLRAGALLEHESEGGRTPLMKACRAGHLCTVQFLVGKGADVNRMTANGDHTPLSLACAGGHADVVKFLLACDADPFRKLKDNSSTLIEAAKGGHTTVVQLLLDYPHSLMLPRGNTGTEESGGLSSAQAAALGLSHAPAPGAPSQRALLPAHAPPSHPHAHAHPHAHPPPHAHPSHAAHPAHPAHPALPAAAPQQDVPPNFAKVYLDGRKKQASGNGTVQPGVPAHPPAGAAGAGAGKHKCGRKQRPAAPHSDHHLPPPPDILEDHMCNHDVVHKHKLSLPPGFTWKDVNKKFKNKNKVEKTCNRADALAGQPRNESLPPTERTMLELADASGPPTLASSALHALDLQYCAQAPPVAAPATPPYPPPQQLFPVQQLSTNLNQLQELQQQQLQQLAVQQQQQQKKQQHQQQQQQQQQQQQQQYAQEMQQRPEAYVPQSPEEGGSVEARELGAVLDYLQREVPSLVALPPNELRSLVLQVMQQKSHEILSGKCGSEGTEGEGDGEGEGEGEAEGEGEDAERDERHARRLLAAAEEALSSDWPAVLVDVTGAPACHYRPRPPSPSLESCSLGLTPAPAPAPLDNQPHFALPPPTLPYNDYRSSTFGPAAGGASSGVASGVVGGVVAGVAAGVAGINAIGPAGSYTPAGTPPHTQTHSKREQHHHANNAALKKKGRFAGSSRSRVESSQSQAAPPQPAPAAYSAMDVDGETDSNHDTALTLACTGGHEDLVELLLSRGADIEHRDKKGFTPLILAATAGHEKIVEILLNHGADIEAQSERTKDTPLSLACSGGRYEVVELILSRGANKEHRNVSDYTPLSLAASGGYVNIIRLLLHHQAEINSRTGSKLGISPLMLAAMNGHTAAVRLLLDCGSDINAQIETNRNTALTLACFQGRHEVVSLLLDRKANVEHRAKTGLTPLMEAASGGYVEVGRVLLDKGADVNAPPVPSSRDTALTIAADKGHTKFVELLLQRRAAVEVKNKKGNSPLWLAANGGHLAVVEMLYAAGADIDSQDNRKVSCLMAAFRKGHTKVVKWMVGVVTQFPSDQEMTRYICTISDKELLEKCQECVRVIRAAKETQAARANQNATILLEELDAERCREESRRQAAARRRERKKKKKMEKKEERRKLQTENEKNTLYCEKALGECSEGGEPDDEPAAREEGDSGIDANSQGSCSSSDVKAPPAQSAKSKKKKKEEKPAPAPTQPPPKKIPDKVKLKIDTKPEKEVPVKADKKLEKENVAPISPPATPAKPAADRRPDKKDKKPEEDAKNITVQNVKYGNNSRKSQVFESSRLNVDKDDDAGDKNKKSHAALQWEGDKSTSPKAASASVRRDEGWKEVVRKSSVQTLSTLEPGCKKVSVGAHAISRVIGRAGTNINAIRSATGAHIEVDKQTKGQGERIITIKGSSEATKQAASLIAAMIRDPEADISALLPRAKLPPPQPAPAHQPKPKQTPVKMPMTVSSIVGGSRATPPSRSKPHTSTRPPMPRLHAHAIQLPEKRVSSAPAVTTTTCTTVTSIKTGALSYTGAIVGARSHTFAAKLTATPPADSKPRPTPQVVPSSPAASSSSTVVSSPLKTRDTREPPPREAREVREVREVQAREVVREATPETHRLDDEPRIPRPHADALQLSPDNSSTWSNEDIPVNTSAALHINTTPQVAGGVGVVSGSGGAQEYSLFKDLSGGSVAMWADHNVDLPPPQADASKAPGYRGGGGCSPCSRTSSHGSTPPPPPPPPYHHPMPIGNAVNAMDMSGLSRNGPIYQDNSRNGHNMMVGMSSGVSLSGLGYVGVESVSRLNPRAPDFAQRHPLLQHQQHKHAAQQLFSGAGGTSGGNLSSLLMSYQQGAPKMQHAPPHHHHPYQSLLDRGVGVNSVGNVSGVGVGVGWGEEEERKPRPIGTERAWKMTAPDDWHHHHQHHRTDHDRYQQQGVNMGGVGSVGGEGGYGAGVGGGGAATAAALSLMHALPLSACLPAYLPPGGLPDHHHWDQPPHHATDKQQAWSKWSH from the exons GCATAGGCAAGTTGTCCGGTGAGGGCAAACACCTAGCGGACCCCGAGGTGCTCCGTCGACTGACGTCTTCGGTGTCGTGTGCGCTGGACGAGGCGGCCGCGGCCCTGACGCGCATGCGCAGCGACCAGCCCCCCGCCCACCATCGACACCACCATCAAGATAAACC tACTCAGTGTGGATCCACGGCCACGGGGACTACACCGACGGCCGCGGCGTCCGTGGGCGCGGACGGGGCTCCGTCGCTGGCGGAGGCCTGCTCGGACGGTGATGTGGGCACGGTGAGGAAGCTGCTGACCGAGGGCCGGTCGGTTCACGAGACCACTGAGGAGGGCGAATCCCTACTCTCGCTGGCCTGTTCAGCTGGTTACTACGAGTTGGCTCAAGTTCTACTGGCGATGCACGCGAGCGTCGAGGACAGGGGGATCAAG GGCGATTGTACGCCGCTGATGGAGGCCGCGAGTGCCGGTCACGTGGACATCGTGAGGCTGCTGGTCGCTCACGGCGCCGACGTCAACGCTGTCTCGGGCTCCGGGAACACGCCCCTCATGTACGCCTGCGCCGGCGGACACGAGGACTGCGTGCGGGCGCTGCTCGATAACGGGGCCAATGTAGAAGATCACAACGAAAACGGTCACACGCCGCTCATGGAG GCCGCATCAGCCGGTCACGTGGGCGTCGCGAAGATCTTGCTGGAGCACGGCGCCGGCATCAACACGCACTCCAACGAGTTCAAGGAGTCCGCCCTCACGCTCGCATGCTACAAGGGTCACCTGGACATGGTCAGGTTCCTGTTGGCGGCCGGCGCCGACCGCGAGCACAAGACTGACGAGATGCACACCGCCCTCATGGAGGCCAGCATGGACGGACACGTCGAGGTCGCCCGGCTGCTGTTGGACTCTGGAGCACAG GTTAACATGCCGACGGACAGTTTCGAGTCTCCGCTGACCCTGGCGGCGTGCGGGGGACACGTGGAGCTGGCTATGTTGCTGTTGGAGAGAGGCGCCAACATAGAAGAAGTCAACGACGAGGGATACACGCCGCTCATGGAGGCAGCTAGGGAAG gtCACGAGGAGATGGTGGCGCTGCTGCTCGGTCAGGGCGCGTCCATCAACGCTCAGACCGACGAGACGCAGGAGACGGCCCTCACCCTGGCCTGCTGCGGCGGCTTCCTCGAGGTGGCGGACTTCCTCATCAAGGCGGGGGCGGATGCGGAACTGGGAGCTTCCACGCCGCTCATGGAGGCCTCGCAGGAAGGACACCTGGAGCTCGTACG ATACCTGCTGCAAGCCGGCGCGGAGGTCCACGCTCAGACGCAGACGGGCGACACGGCGTTGACGTACGCGTGCGAGAACGGACACACGGACGTGGCGGACGTGCTGCTGCGGGCCGGGGCGCTGCTGGAGCACGAGAGCGAGGGAGGCAGGACGCCGCTCATGAAGGCCTGTCGCGCCGGACATCTGTGTACCGTGCAGTTCCTCGTGGGCAAG GGTGCTGACGTGAACCGCATGACGGCCAACGGGGATCACACGCCGCTGTCGCTGGCGTGCGCCGGCGGACATGCGGACGTGGTGAAGTTCCTGCTGGCGTGCGACGCCGACCCCTTCCGCAAGCTCAAGGACAACTCCAGCACACTCATCGAGGCGGCCAAGGGCGGACACACCACCGTCGTGCAGCTGCTGCTAGACTACCCCCACTCCCTCATGTTGCCCAGAG GTAACACGGGTACGGAGGAGAGCGGGGGTCTGAGTTCCGCACAGGCGGCGGCGCTCGGCCTGAGTCACGCCCCGGCGCCGGGCGCGCCCAGCCAGCGAGCGCTGCTCCCCGCGCACGCACCCCCCTCGCACCCTCACGCACATGCCCACCCTCACGCGCACCCCCCGCCGCACGCGCATCCCTCGCACGCCGCTCACCCCGCGCATCCTGCTCACCCCGCCCTCCCCGCGGCCGCGCCGCAGCAGGACGTGCCACCCAACTTCGCCAAAGTCTATTTGGACG GAAGAAAGAAACAGGCGAGCGGCAACGGTACGGTCCAGCCGGGCGTCCCCGCGCATCCCCCGGCCGGGGCGGCGGGCGCGGGGGCCGGCAAGCACAAGTGCGGCCGCAAGCAGCGTCCCGCCGCGCCGCACTCCGACCACCACCTGCCGCCGCCGCCCGACATACTGGAGGACCAT ATGTGCAACCACGACGTGGTGCACAAGCATAAGCTATCCCTCCCGCCCGGCTTTACTTGGAAGGATGTtaacaagaaatttaaaaataaaaacaaagtcgAAAAAACATGCAAT agGGCGGACGCGCTCGCCGGTCAGCCGAGGAATGAATCACTGCCACCGACTGAGAGGACGATGCTGGAACTAGCCGACGCCTCCG GTCCACCGACTCTCGCCTCGTCAGCTCTGCACGCCCTCGACCTGCAGTACTGCGCCCAAG CACCCCCTGTGGCGGCGCCGGCGACGCCCCCGTACCCACCTCCTCAACAGCTGTTCCCGGTGCAACAACTCTCCACCAACCTCAACCAG TTGCAAGAGCTTCAGCAGCAACAACTCCAGCAGCTAGCTGTACAACAGCAACAGCAGCAAAAGAAGCAACAACACCAGCAACAGCAACAacagcagcagcagcagcaaCAACAACAGTATGCACAGGAGATGCAGCAGAGGCCTGAAGCATACGTGCCgcag TCTCCGGAGGAGGGTGGGTCGGTGGAGGCCCGCGAGCTGGGCGCCGTCCTGGACTACCTGCAGCGGGAGGTGCCGTCCCTGGTGGCTCTGCCGCCCAACGAACTGCGCTCACTCGTCCTGCAG GTGATGCAGCAGAAGTCCCACGAGATCCTGTCGGGGAAATGTGGCTCAGAGGGCACGGAGGGTGAGGGGGATGGGGAAGGGGAAGGCGAGGGAGAGGCGGAGGGCGAAGGAGAGGACGCCGAGCGTGACGAGAGACACGCCAGGAGGCTGCTGGCCGCCGCCGAGGAGGCGCTGTCCAGCGACTGGCCCGCTGTACTCGTCGATGTCACG GGTGCTCCGGCCTGCCACTACCGTCCTCGGCCTCCGTCCCCTTCGCTGGAGTCGTGCTCGCTGGGCCTGACCCCGGCCCCGGCGCCCGCGCCTCTAGACAACCAGCCACACTTTGCTCTGCCACCTCCAACACTGCCTTACAACGACTATAG ATCATCAACGTTCGGTCCCGCGGCGGGCGGAGCGTCGAGCGGAGTGGCGAGCGGAGTGGTGGGCGGCGTAGTGGCGGGCGTGGCGGCCGGCGTGGCGGGTATCAATGCGATCGGTCCCGCCGGCTCATACACGCCCGCGGGGACTCCGCCTCACACGCAAACCCATTCCAAGAGAGAACAACACCACCATGCCAACAACGCCGCGCTCAAGAAAAAG GGTCGGTTCGCGGGCAGTTCCCGGAGTCGTGTGGAGTCGTCTCAGTCGCAGGCCGCGCCACCCCAGCCCGCGCCGGCCGCCTACTCCGCCATGGATGTGGACGGAGAAACGGACTCCAACCACGACACGGCCCTCACCCTAGCCTGTACCGGCGGACACGAGGACCTGGTGGAACTACTGCTGTCCAGGGGCGCGGACATCGAACACCGGGATAAGAAG GGCTTCACACCTCTTATCCTGGCTGCCACGGCCGGCCACGAGAAGATAGTGGAGATCCTGTTGAACCACGGCGCGGATATCGAAGCTCAATCGGAAAGGACGAAGGACACCCCGCTGTCTCTGGCCTGCAGCGGCGGACGTTATGAAGTAGTGGAGCTGATCCTGAGCCGAGGAGCCAACAAGGAACACCGCAACGTGTCCGACTACACCCCGCTCTCGCTCGCCGCCTCCGGGGGATACGTCAACATCATACGACTCCTATTACACCACCAG GCGGAGATAAACTCCCGCACGGGTTCCAAGCTGGGTATATCGCCTCTGATGCTGGCGGCCATGAACGGTCACACGGCCGCTGTGAGACTGTTACTGGACTGCGGCTCCGACATCAACGCTCAGATAGAAACCAACAGGAACACGGCGCTAACACTCGCCTGCTTCCAAG GGCGTCACGAGGTGGTGAGTCTGCTATTGGATCGGAAGGCGAACGTAGAGCATCGCGCCAAGACCGGCCTGACGCCTCTCATGGAGGCGGCCAGCGGAGGATACGTGGAGGTCGGCCGAGTCTTACTGGACAAGGGCGCTGATGTGAACGCGCCCCCAGTCCCATCCTCGAGAGACACAGCGCTAACCATCGCCGCTGATAAGGGACACACCAAATTCGTCGAACTTCTACTGCAAAG ACGAGCGGCTGTAGAGGTGAAGAACAAAAAAGGCAACTCCCCGCTGTGGCTGGCGGCTAACGGCGGACATCTGGCTGTAGTGGAGATGTTGTACGCGGCCGGAGCGGACATCGACTCTCAAGACAATAGAAAG GTATCCTGCTTAATGGCCGCTTTCCGAAAGGGACATACTAAAGTGGTCAAATGGATGGTCGGCGTCGTAACGCAATTCCCCTCCGACCAGGAAATGACCAG GTATATCTGCACGATATCGGACAAGGAACTGCTGGAGAAATGCCAGGAGTGCGTGCGGGTCATACGAGCGGCTAAAGAGACGCAGGCCGCGCGCGCCAACCAGAACGCCACCATACTGCTGGAGGAGCTGGACGCTGAGCGCTGCAGGGAGGAGTCCAGGAGGCAGGCGGCGGCGCGGCGTAGGGagaggaagaagaagaagaagatggAGAAGAAG GAGGAAAGGCGCAAGTTGCAGACGGAGAACGAAAAGAACACTCTGTACTGCGAGAAGGCGCTGGGAGAGTGTTCGGAAGGAGGGGAACCCGACGACGAGCCCGCGGCCAGGGAGGAGGGCGACTCCGGCATAGACGCCAACTCACAG GGCTCGTGCTCCTCCTCGGACGTGAAGGCGCCTCCAGCTCAAAGTGCCAAGAgcaagaaaaagaaaaaggaaGAAAAGCCAGCGCCCGCCCCGACACAGCCGCCGCCCAAGAAAATACCAGACAAA GTGAAACTGAAAATAGACACAAAACCCGAGAAAGAGGTCCCGGTGAAGGCGGACAAGAAGCTGGAGAAAGAAAACGTGGCACCCATCTCGCCGCCCGCCACGCCCGCCAAGCCCGCCGCGGACAGGAGGCCGGACAAGAAGGACAA GAAACCCGAAGAGGACGCCAAAAACATCACAGTACAGAACGTCAAGTATGGAAATAACTCGCGGAAGAGCCAAGTGTTCGAGTCCAGCAGACTCAACGTGGACAAGGACGACGACGCCGgcgacaaaaataaaaagagtcaCGCGGCGCTGCA ATGGGAGGGCGATAAGAGCACGTCTCCTAAGGCAGCCAGCGCCAGCGTACGGCGAGACGAGGGCTGGAAGGAGGTGGTACGCAAGTCCTCCGTCCAGACGCTCTCCACACTGGAGCCGGG ATGCAAGAAAGTATCAGTGGGCGCTCACGCTATATCCCGTGTGATCGGACGAGCCGGGACTAACATCAATGCCATACGGTCCGCCACTGGAGCTCACATTGAAGTAGACAAGCAGACCAAGGGCCAGGGGGAGAGAATCATCACCATTAA AGGGTCATCGGAGGCGACGAAACAGGCTGCGAGTCTTATAGCGGCCATGATCAGAGATCCTGAGGCCGACATCTCGGCTCTGTTACCGCGGGCCAAGCTCCCGCCCCCGCAACCTGCGCCCGCGCATCAACCGAAGCCGAAACAGACCCCTGTTAAG ATGCCTATGACTGTGAGTTCGATTGTGGGCGGGTCACGAGCGACTCCGCCCAGCCGCTCCAAGCCTCACACCAGCACCAGGCCGCCCATGCCCAGACTGCATGCTCATG CTATACAGCTGCCAGAAAAACGTGTTTCGAGCGCTCCAGCCGTCACCACAACCACGTGTACGACGGTGACCTCTATCAAGACCGGCGCGCTGTCCTACACGGGCGCTATCGTCGGCGCCAGAAGTCACACGTTCGCAGCCAAGTTGACCGCAACGCCACCCGCAGACAGCAAGCCGCGACCCACGCCTCAG GTGGTTCCGAGCAGTCCGGCGGCCAGCAGCAGCAGCACCGTCGTCTCCTCGCCGCTTAAGACGCGCGACACACGCGAGCCTCCGCCGCGCGAGGCCCGCGAGGTCCGAGAGGTCCGCGAGGTACAGGCCCGGGAGGTGGTGAGGGAAGCGACACCAGAGACACACAGACTCGACGACGAGCCAAGGATCCCACGCCCGCACGCTGATGCGCTACAA TTGAGTCCCGATAACTCGAGCACATGGAGCAATGAAGACATCCCAGTCAATACATCCGCTGCCCTCCATATTAATACCACCCCACAG GTGGCGGGCGGTGTGGGGGTCGTGTCGGGGTCAGGCGGAGCCCAGGAGTATTCCCTGTTCAAGGACCTCTCGGGAGGATCCGTGGCCATGTGGGCCGATCACAACGTTGACCTACCTCCGCCGCAG GCGGACGCCAGTAAGGCCCCCGGGTACCGCGGTGGCGGCGGCTGTTCTCCGTGTTCTCGCACGTCCTCGCACGGCTCCACTCCCCctccgccgccgccgcccccCTACCACCATCCCATGCCTATCG GCAACGCGGTCAATGCCATGGACATGAGCGGACTGTCAAGAAACGGGCCTATCTACCAGGACAACTCACGCAATGGACACAACATGATG GTGGGTATGTCGAGCGGCGTGTCGCTGTCTGGTCTCGGCTACGTGGGCGTAGAGAGCGTGTCGCGTCTCAACCCGCGCGCTCCTGACTTCGCACAGAGACATCCTCTGCTGCAGCACCAGCAGCACAAACATGCCGCACAG CAACTGTTTTCTGGAGCCGGCGGCACTAGCGGCGGGAACCTGAGCTCGCTGCTTATGTCGTATCAGCAGGGAGCGCCCAAGATGCAGCACGCGCCGCCTCACCACCACCATCCATACCAG TCTCTACTGGACCGCGGCGTGGGCGTGAACTCGGTGGGCAACGTGAGCGGCGTGGGCGTCGGCGTGGGGTGGGGCGAGGAGGAGGAGAGGAAGCCGCGTCCCATCGGCACGGAGCGAGCGTGGAAGATGACCGCGCCCGACGACTGGCACCACCATCACCAGCACCACCGCACAGACCACGACAGATACCAG CAGCAAGGAGTAAACATGGGCGGCGTGGGCAGTGTGGGCGGCGAGGGTGGTTACGGCGCGGGCGTGGGCGGTGGCGGCGCAGCCACGGCCGCCGCTCTGTCTCTGATGCACGCCCTGCCGCTCTCGGCCTGCCTGCCGGCCTACCTGCCGCCCGGCGGCCTGCCGGACCACCATCACTGGGACCAGCCGCCGCACCACGCCACTGATAAACAG